GGTATCTCTTGCAAATGTCACTTTCAACTTCTCTGGTGGTGATAAGTGGcaccaatgttggggatatcgcttatcgggaacttatcgatcgacccatgataaggggtaaatcggccaattTATTGGCATATCGGccaatttatcgccatatcggccgATAAATCTTATCGGCCGGACAAAGGTAAGTGAtaaatcggctgatttatcggaatattggaagatatcttgaacagtaagTGGCACACTGGTGCACCACTTATCACAACCTATGAGTTTTGTGCCTTTGGTCACTACCAGCCACTAAGATTTAGCATGTCTTTGTGTGGTGACCTAATAAGTccaaatgataagtgtcacacgTGTGTCACGAAGCACTCCGGATCTGACGTTGTTTAGAGCTAAAGTTGTCATCTGAAAAGAAAAAACAACCAATAAAAAAACTAAAACTTGCCCTTTGAACAAAAAGTTGTCATGCGCGACAACTAAAATTGCCATCCTCGTGTTACTAAACTTGCCATAAAAAATGTTCGAAGTTGTCATATGTTTGTGCCACATATATGGCACTTATAGTGTACCCATCAGCCTAAACCAGGAGAGTAGCATAAATAGCACTACCGCACCTACCTCAGCTCAACAACTAATCAGACCCTCCATACGAGTGAAGCACCAAGCGCCACCACCCACCAGTCAAGCTTGTCTTAGCTAGAGTAGCAGGAGTACATAGCTTACACCCTAGCAGAAGCTGCCGAGGTCCATCTTTCTGCATGGACTTGGACACGGCAATGGACATGACGAACCAAGAACAGCTCATGCACACCATCTCCCAACTCGACAGCGCCCTCACATACCTTGCTTCTCCATCCACATCGCCATCGCACCAGCCACCGGTCCTAGCCCCGCCGTATCCATCGTGTGCCACCGGTGCGGTTACTCCTAATTCGGTCACGATGCCGGTGTTGGTGCCGCCGCCAGCCGCGGCCTACCCGGAGCACACGGCGACGCGGCGGCTTGTCGTCGGCGTCCACCCGGCCGCGGACGTGGAGAGGCCCAGGCGCCGCAACGGGCGCGTCTCGAGCGAGCCGCAGAGCGTGGCGGCGAGGCTGCGGCGGGAGCGCGTGAGCCAGCGGATGCGCGCGCTGCAGCGGCTGGTGCCCGGCGGCGCGAGGCTGGACACGGCGTCCATGCTGGAGGAGGCCGTCCGCTACGTCAGGTTCCTCAAGAGCCACGTCCAGGCGCTCGAGCAGGCCGCGGCCGCGTTACATGGCCGCCGCGAGGACGTCGCCGGCGGCGAATTCTACCATCACTGCCCGCACTATGCTTAAACGGGAGATGTTACATGCATTGTGAACGATGTATATGGTGCAAGGAATTTGAGCGTCCATACGTGATTCTTGTGGTAGTACTACTTACGTTATAATTCTGCCACAACTCACAAAGGAGTGCATGTGTTCTCTTATTAATTAGCAACCCCCCTCACGCAGCATGTACAAATTCATATTTGATGTTCAAATGGCAGTCATAAATTCATAATTATATTTATCTTTACTGCAGTTGATTGCGAAACGAAGACGCAAAATCTCCATTCGCCTActcgcttaattaatatatatctttgtaacctataattttttatttataAAGACCGGAGTAAGTTGTCGTCCATTCAGTCATCGGTCTTCCTCTTCGATCTCGACTCGAGTGTTTCACGCAATTGCCGAACCTCTTGCTATCATAGAAGATTTGGTTTTTGAgaaagggagtacctagaactcatctagatgagatataatttggcctCATTCATTTGGAAAACAAGAACATATAACATCCACGTCAGCACACATGCATCTTATAGCattttatagcatcacatccaatggctataaaagatgaatgggaccaaattatatctcatctagatgagttctagcaaaactgtttgAGAAAACCAAATATTTGAGCATGAACTTGGTTAAACAATGCTCTTGGATCTCTGGGTGACCTACCTTCTATCATAGTACAGTGCTGCGAATGTATGTGGTTATAACTGGATCATAGTACGTATATCCTTTGGCATAGGATGCTCTCCCGAAATAGATGGATATGGGTAATGCCACTAGGCAGTAAAGTTCAATGCAACGCACAGTTTATCGTGCAAACAAACCTGTACGTTTTTTGTCGACCTCTGACCGGTTTCAAAGTTGGTGCAAGTGTGCAATGTACAGAGCCAATCATACATTTGCCATGGGAGCCCACAGGCCATGTGATGATAACATCCTGATGGCCCACTGGGCCTCGTCGTGCTACGAACTGACACGTATCTAGT
This portion of the Triticum dicoccoides isolate Atlit2015 ecotype Zavitan chromosome 7A, WEW_v2.0, whole genome shotgun sequence genome encodes:
- the LOC119328367 gene encoding transcription factor HEC2-like, with translation MDLDTAMDMTNQEQLMHTISQLDSALTYLASPSTSPSHQPPVLAPPYPSCATGAVTPNSVTMPVLVPPPAAAYPEHTATRRLVVGVHPAADVERPRRRNGRVSSEPQSVAARLRRERVSQRMRALQRLVPGGARLDTASMLEEAVRYVRFLKSHVQALEQAAAALHGRREDVAGGEFYHHCPHYA